Part of the Streptomyces europaeiscabiei genome is shown below.
TTCGACGAGTTCCGCTACTTCGTGCCCGGCGACACCATGCCCGTCGTACGGCTGCACGGCGTCGACATCGCCCTCGCCATCTGCGAGGACCTCTGGCAGGACGGCGGCCGTGTCCCGGCGGCCCGGTCCGCAGGCGCGGGGCTGCTGCTCTCCATCAACGGCTCGCCGTACGAGCGCGACAAGGACGACACCCGCCTCGAACTGGTCCGCAAGCGCGCCCAGGAGGCCGGCTGCACGACCGCGTATCTGGCGATGATCGGCGGCCAGGACGAGCTGGTCTTCGACGGCGACTCGATCGTCGTCGACAAGAACGGCGAAGTGGTCGCACGGGCGCCGCAGTTCTCGGAGGGGTGTGTGGTCCTCGACCTGGACCTCCCGGCGGCGGCGGCCGATCCCGTGACCGGCGTCGTCGACGACGGTCTGCGCATCGACCGGCTCGTGATCTCCGAGGAGCCGCTGCCCGCGTACGAGCCGGAGCTGACCGGCGGGTACGCGGAGCGCCTCGACGACGACGAGGAGGTGTACTCGGCGCTGGTGGTCGGCCTGCGGGCGTACGCGGCGAAGAACGGCTTCACGTCGGTGCTGATCGGGCTCTCCGGCGGTATCGACTCGGCGATCGTCGCGGCGATCGCGTGCGACGCGCTGGGCGCGCAGAACGTGTACGGCGTGTCGATGCCGTCGAAGTACTCCTCGGACCACTCCAAGGGCGACGCGGCGGAGCTGGCGCGCCGGACGGGCCTCAACCTCCGTACGATCTCGATCGCGCCGATGTTCGACGCGTACATGTCGTCGACCGAGCTGACGGGCCTGGCCGAGGAGAACCTCCAGTCACGCCTGCGCGGCACGCTGCTGATGGCCATCTCCAACCAGGAGGGCCACATCGTGCTGGCGCCCGGCAACAAGTCGGAGCTGGCGGTGGGGTACTCGACGCTGTACGGCGACTCCGTGGGCGCGTACGGCCCCATCAAGGACGTGTACAAGACGTCGATCTTCCGCCTCGCCGAGTGGCGCAACCGGGCGGCGGCGGAGCGGGGCCAGACCCCGCCGATCCCGGAGAACTCCATCTCCAAGCCGCCGAGCGCGGAACTCCGCCCCGGCCAGGTCGACACCGACTCCCTCCCGGACTACCCGGTCCTGGACGCGATCCTGGAGCTCTACGTCGACCGCGACCAGGGTGCCGACGCGATCGTCGCCGCCGGTTTCGACCGGGAGCTGGTGAGCAAAACCCTGCGGATGGTCGACACCGCCGAGTACAAGCGGCGGCAGTACCCGCCGGGCACGAAGATCTCCCCGAAGGGCTTCGGGAAGGACCGGCGGCTGCCGATCACGAACCGGTGGCGGGAGCGGGCGTAGCTGCGGGGCAGCCGCGTCCCTCAGGCCTCGGGGTCGCGCAGCCCGACGCAGTCGAAGGCCCAGAAGACCTCCGAGTAGACGAAGGTGCCCGTCATCCACGGCTCGTGCGCGGACAGACGGGCCACCTGGAACGCGGCTTCCGGTATACGCAGCGACGGGGAGCGGAAGCCCGCCGCGCCCGCGCCCTCGAAGCCGCGCGCGCCGTAGTAGTGCGGTGAACCCTCCAGGAACACCAGCGGCACGCCCTGGCTGTCGGCCGCCGCGAGAGCGTGCGCGACGAGCCGGGTGCCGATGCACTGACGCTGGAACTCCGGGAGCACGCCCAGCGGCGACAGGGACAGGACGTCCACGATCCGGCGCGGAGCGTCCAGCCGCGCCCCGCTCAGCAGGACGTGTCCGACGACCCGGTCGTCGACGGTGGCGACGAAGGACATCGGCGGCGGCGCGGCCTCCGTGACGCGGAGCGCCTCGACGAGCCCGGGAATCCGCTCGCCGTCACCGAAGGCGCGCGTATGGACCTCGCGCACCGCTCGGTGATCGTCAGCGGTCTCCCGCCTGATCACCGTCCCCGCGCCGCCTGGTGCGATCCGTGAGCCCGCGGTCGTGTCGTGTGCCGTCATGGCCGCGAGGCTAGATCCAAGGCGCCCCGCGCGCGAGGCGATTACGCACCGGGGCGCCACATCTCGGGGAACGCGCAGGGCCCGCGTCCCGGGCTTTCCGGGACGCGGGCCCTGGTCACCCGTCGAGGGCGAGAGCGGCACGCGGTGCGTGCCTCAGACCCGCACCGTCTCCGACTGCTCCGGCACATGCGACGCCACCACACGTCCGCGGCTCCGGCCGCCGTGCGCCGGTGCGGGGGCGGCCCGGCGGTTGTCCACCGTGAGGGCCACGGCCGCGACCGCCAGGCCGATCACCGCGAGGCCCGCGCCCACGACCGCCGGGGCCGTCGCGCCGAGGCCGGCCGCCAGGGCGAGGCCGCCGATCCAGGCGCCGCCTGCGTTCGCGAGGTTGAAGGCGGCCTGGTTGGCGGAGGAGGCGAGGGAGGGGGCGGTGGCGGCCTTCTCCATGACCATCAGCTGGAGGGGCGAGCCGGTGGCGAAGGCGGCGACGCCGAGGAGCAGGACGGCCAGGGCGGCGCTCCACTGGGCGGACATCAGGACCGGGAACAGGGCCAGGACGAGGATCAGCGATACCAGGCCGCCGAACAGCGTGCCTCGCAGGGAGTGGTCGGCGAGGCGGCCGCCGGCCAGGTTGCCGATGGTCGCCCCGACTCCGAACAGCGCGAGCAGCAGGGTCACGCTGGTCCCGGCGTACCCGGCGGAGTCCGTGAGCATCGGCGTGATGTAGCTGTAGGCGGAGAAGAGGGCGCCGAAGCCGGCGACGGTCGTGCCGAGGGCGAGCCAGACGGGCAGCGAGCGCAGGGCGCCCAGTTCGCCGCGCAGGCCGGTCGTCGGGGCGGCCGCGCGGTCGTGCGGGAGCAGGAGCGCGAGGGAGGCGATGGCCGCCAGGCCGATCGCGCTCACGCCGAGGAAGGTGATCCGCCAGCCGAAGTGCTGGCCCACGAGGGTCGCGGCCGGTACGCCGGCGACGTTGGCGATCGTCAGGCCCAGGAACATCAGCGAGACCGAGCGGGCCTTTCGCTCCGGTGCCACGAGGCCGGTCGCGACGACCGCGCCGACGCCGAAGAAGGCGCCGTGCGGGAGACCGCTGAGGAAGCGGGCGGCGAGCAGCCAGTGCTCGTCGGGGGCGAGGGCGGACAGGGCGTTGCCGACGACGAAGAGGACCATCAGCCCGATCAGGACCTTGCGGCGGGGCAGCCGGGCCGTGACCGCGGCGAGCAGCGGGGCGCCGATGACGACACCCAGCGCATACGCCGAGACGAGGTGGCCGGCGGCGGGGATCGAGATGCCGAGGTCGCCGGCGACCTCGGGGAGGAGGCCCATGATGACGAACTCGGTCGTGCCGATTCCGAAGGCGCCTACGGCGAGAGCGAGCAGGGCCAAGGGCATGGCGGAGAGACCTTTCAAAGACAGCAGGAGGGCAGGGGAAGGGGAATCGGATTCGGTCCCCATCGTATGTTCACTGACGGAACAAACTCGAACCCGGGCCCTATTCCCTCCGCGCCTCCGGCCGTCCCACCAGCTCGGTCAGCTCCCGGACGTGTCGATCGTCACCCGCGCCGCCACCGGAAGATGGTCGCTGCCCGTCTCCGGCAGGGTCCACGAGGCCGTCGGCTCCATGCCCCGGACCATGATCTGGTCGATGCGGGCCATCGGGAACGCCGCCGGCCAGCTGAAGCCGAAGCCGCTGCCCGCGGCGCCCTGGGTGGAGCGCATCTGGGCGGTGACGGCGTTCAGGGCGCGGTCGTTCATGGTGCCGTTGAGGTCACCGAGGAGGGCGACCTGCTGGATCGGCTCGTCGGCGATGGCCTCGCCGAGGGCGTTGGCGCTCTTGTCGCGCTGGCGGGCGGTGAACCCGGCCTCCAGCTTGACCCGTACCGAGGGCAGATGGGCGACATACACGGCGACGGGCCCGTCCGGCGCCGCCACCGTCGAGCGCATCGCACGCTCCCAGCCGAGCTTGATGTCGACGGGCTTGGTGTCGCTCATCCGGTACTTGCTCCACAGCCCGACGGTGCCGACGACCTCGTGGTACGGGTACGTCGCCGCCAGGGCCTTCTTGTACACCGGCATCGCGCTCTCGGTCAGTTCCTCCAGTGCCACCACGTCCGCGCCGGAGGCGGCGACCTCGCCGGCCGTGCCGGACGGGTCGGCGTTGTCCGCGTTCACGTTGTGGGTGACGACGGTGAAGTCACCGCCGCTGCCGGTCTTGCTGGAGACCAGTCCGCCGAAGATGTTCAGCCAGACGACCAGGGGCACGAGGAGCGCGACGAGCGCGGTCGCCGACCTGCGGACCAGCGCGAGGACGAACAGCAGCGGGATCGCGACGCCCAGCCAGGGCAGGAACGTCTCGGTCAGGCTGCCGAGGTTGCCGACGGCGTTGGGGACTTGGGCGTGCAGCACCATCAACAGTGCGACGAGGACAGCGAGAACGGCGAGGACGATGCCGCGCCGCCAGATCCGCCGGTCCCCTCTCCAGCCGCCGAAGAGGCGGTCCAGCAGGCGCCGGAGCCGGGATTGTTCGCGGCCCTGACCCGTGCCGCCGTCGCCCGTCTCCGTCATGTACGCCTGCGCCATACCGTCCTCACAACCTGCCGTGCGCTTCGTCCCCCGCGCCTAAAGACCCTAGGGGATGATCGCCGTCGATCCTGCCGCCACATGGCGGCCGTACGGAACGAGGACGAACAACGCGCTGTTCGGAGTTCCGAACCGGTGGACAGGTCCCGACGTCTGTAACGAAACGCGCACATCACTGTGACTCAGCTCGCAGAAGGACGAAGTCCTTCGAGCACCGTGTCGACGATGTTCTCCGCGAGATTCTCGGGGAGGGGGGCGTCCGGGCGCATGACGGTGCGGACGAGCATGGGTCCGAAGACCAGATCGCCGACGAGGTCGATGTCGACGTCGGCGCGGAGTTCGCCGTTGTCCCGGCCCCGGCGCAGGACGTCGGCGAGGGCCCGGCGGCGGGGGGCGACGACGTCCGCGTGGTAGGCGTTCCAGATCGTGGGGCTGCTCTTCATCTGGGCGATGACGTTGTGCAGGATCGCCGACGGCCGGTTGAGCAGCCCGCGTTGGCGTGCCGCCTCCAGGACGACGACCAGGTCGTCGCGCATCGAGGTGCCGGGCAGCACGGGGTCCGGGGGTTCCGCGGCGCGCAGTACGTCGACGAAGAGCGCCTCCTTGCCGCTCCAGCGGCGGTAGATGGTCGCCTTGCCGACGCCGGCCGTGCGGGCCACCCGTTCGATCGACAACTCCGAGAGCGGCACGCCCTCTTCGAGGAGCTTCAGCACTCCCTCGACGATGGACCGCTCCACGGCCTCGCTGCGCGGCCGCCCGCGTCCGGGACTCCCGTCCCGGACCCGCCCGTCTCCGGCGTGGCTCTCGGCGAGGCTCAAGGTCGGCTCCGTCTCTGTCGTTCTCCGGGTGCCGGCGCTGTCGTGCTCCGGGTGTCCGGGGTGATTCTCTCCCGCGTACGGCGGTGGGGGTGCCGTACGCGGGCGCCGGTCAGTGGTCCGCGGCGACCAACTCCGTCTCGCCCTTGCCCTCTTGGCCGCCCTTCGCCCGTCCCGGCAGGAACACCGCCATCGCCACGGCACCGATCAGGGCGATGCCGGCTCCGCACAGGGCGGTCACGTGCATGGCGTGCAGGAAGGCGTCGTGGGCCGGGCCGACCAGGGCCTCGCCCCGCTCGCCGAGGCGGGCGGCGAGACCGAGGGTGGCCTCGATGGACTCGGCGGCGGCGTGCGGGGAGCCGGCGGGCAGCTTGTCCTCGATGCCGTTCCGGTAGGCGGTGGACAGCACCGAGCCGAGGACGGCGATGCCGAGGGCGCCGCCGACCTGGCGGAAGGTGTTGCTGAGCGCGGACGCGGAGCCGGCCTTCTCGCGAGGCAGGGCCTGCATGATGACCACGCTCAGCGGGGTCATCACGTGCGCCATGCCCACGCCCATGAAGAAGAAGATCACTTCGAGGATCCAGATCGGCGTGTCCGCGTCCAGTACGGCGAACGCGGCCAGCATCCCGGCGATCAGCGTCATGCCCGCCGTGCACACCGCGCTGTTGCCGAAGCGGTCGACGACGAGCCGGGCGCGCGGCGCGAAGACGAGCTGCGCGACGGCCAGCGGCAGCATCAGCAGACCGGTCTGCAGCGGGGAGTAGCCGCGCACGGTCTGGGTGTAGAAGACGGAGAAGAAGGTCACGCCCATCAGCGCGAAGAAGACCACGCCGATGACGCCTATGGCGGTCGAGAAGACCTTGTTCTGGAAGAACGTCATGTCGATGGACGGGTGGTCGCTGCGCTTCTCGAACACCACGAAGGCGGCGAGGACCGCGAGGCCGGCCCCGACGGTGGCGAGGACCGTGGCATCGGTGAAGTCGGCGAGCTGGCCGCCCCGGATGATGCCGTAGACGAGGAGGACGAGGCCGACGACGGAGAGCACCACGCCGACGGGGTCGATGCGGCCGGGGGCGGGGTCGCGCGAGTCGGGCACCAGCCAGATCATCAGGCCCAGCGCCAGGACGACGATCGGCACGTTGATCAGGAAGACCGAGCCCCACCAGAAGTGGTCGAGGAGGACTCCGCCGGTGATCGGGCCGATGGCGATGGCGAGACCGACGCCGCCCGCCCAGATGCCGATGGCCTTCGGCTGTTCGTCTCGCTCGAAGACGTTCATCAGGACGGCGAGCGTGGCGGGCATCACGAAGGCCGCGCCGAGGCCCATCACGGCACGGAAGGCGATCAGCTCCGCCGGGGAGCCCGACATGGCGGCCAGGGCCGAGCCGATGCCGAAGACGACGAGTCCGCCGAGCAGCACCTTCTTGCGGCCGAGCCGGTCGCCGAGCAGGCCCGCGGAGAACAGCAGCCCCGCGAAGACGAGCGTGTAGGCGTTGATCGCCCACTCCAGCTCGCTCTGGGTGGCGCCGAGGCCGGTGGGCTCCGGCGTGGAGATCGTCTTGATGGCGACGTTGAGGATCGAGTTGTCGAGCACCACGATCAGCAGGCTCAGCATCAGCACACCGAGAATCACCCAGCGGCGCCGGTGCACCACCGCCGGTATGCGGGAGTCAGGGACTGCGGTAGTCATGACGTCGACCCTAGACCTATTTCGATACGGGACCGTCTCGTATCGAAAATCTTTTACCCCACTCTTACGCATCGCAACCGGTACGCATCGCGGGCGGTACACACCGCGGGCCGGTACACACGGCGGGCCGGCAGGCACCGCGGGTCGGTGTACGCCGCATGCAGGCACCGCGGGCCGGTGCACACGGCGGGCTGGCACGCACCGCGGGTCGGTGTACGCCGCATGCCGACACGCACCGCGGGCCGACACGCACCGCGGGCCGGTGCACACCGCAGGCCGGTGCACACCGCAGGCCCGTACGCACCGCAGGCCGGTGCACACCGCAGGCCCGTACGCACCGCAGGCCGGTGCACACCGCAGGCCCGTACGCACCGCAGGCCGGTGCACACCGCAGGCCGGTGCACGCCGCAGGCCGGTGCACGCCGCAGGCCGGTGCACACGTTGGGTCGGCACGCACCGCGGGCCGGTGCACACGTTGGGTCGGCACGCACCGCGGGCCGGTGTACGCCGCATGCCTGAACGGTCACACCGACCTCCCCTAGCCCTCACTTGCCCGAGGTGCCACCATGGAAGCGGTCCGGGGACGCCGTCAGGGTGCCTCGAGATGACATGAAGGAGCTGTAGCGATGACACAGCTTTTGGCTGCCCAGACGAAGCCCTCCGACGGCAGCAAGGCGCTGTACGGGGGCAAGGGCACACGCCGTATCACCGTCCGGGACATCGCCCTCGCCAAGGAACGCGGCGAGAAGTGGCCCATGCTCACCGCGTACGACGCGATGACCGCGTCCGTCTTCGACGAGGCCGGTATCCCGGTCATGCTCGTCGGCGACTCCGCGGGCAACTGCCACCTCGGCTACGAGTCGACCGTGCCCGTCACCCTCGACGAGATGACCATGCTCTCCGCCGCCGTCGTACGGGGCACCAGCCGTGCCCTGATCGTCGGCGACCTGCCCTTCGGCTCCTACCAGGAGGGTCCGGTGCAGGCGCTGCGCTCGGCGACCCGGCTGGTCAAGGAGGCCGGGGTCGGCGCGGTCAAGCTGGAGGGCGGCGAGCGGTCGCACCGCCAGATCGAGCTGCTGGTCGAGTCGGGCATCCCCGTCATGGCCCACATCGGCCTCACCCCGCAGTCCGTCAACGCCATGGGCTACCGCGTGCAGGGCCGGGGCGAGGAGGCCGCGCAGCAGCTGCTGCGCGACGCCAAGGCCGTCCAGGACGCGGGCGCGTTCGCGGTCGTCCTGGAGCTGGTTCCGGCGGAGCTGGCGGCGGAGGTCACGCGGGTGCTCCACATCCCGACCGTCGGGATCGGCGCGGGCGCCGACACCGACGCGCAGGTCCTCGTGTGGACCGACATGCTCGGGCTGACAGGGGGGCGGATGCCGAAGTTCGTGAAGCAGTACGCCGATCTGCGGACGGTCATGGGCGACGCGGCGAAGGCGTTCGCGGAGGACGTCGTGGGCGGGACGTTCCCGACGGAGGAGCACTCCGTCCACTAGGCCCGAGGGCCGTTGAGCCACTGTGGTACCACTGCAGCCCGCCGATCTTCCCCCGTCGGCGGGCTGCGGCCTTGTACTTGGTGGCGCGGGAGGGGGGTGCGGGTTCGTCGGCGGTGCGGGTCGGGTGAGGGCTGGTGGCCCAGTTCCCCGCGGCCCTCAAAGATCCGGCCCTGCGGGCCTGAAGGGCGACGGCCCCGCGGGCCGAAGGCACGGGGCGCAGCCCCTGCTTCTCAGGGGCGCGGGGAACTGCGCGCCCAGCCCCCGCTCACCCGCACCCGCACCCGCCGACGCACCCGCACCCCCGAGCCATCAGACGTGTCGGCGGCCCGTCGGGCGTGTAGGTGGGCTGTCGGTGGTTTGTCGGTGGGGTCTGGGAGCGTCGTCCTCATGACACGAATCGACAAGAACGCCAGCGGCGCGAAAGGCGCTGTCGCCGTGCGGGGGCTGGTCAAGCACTACGGGGAGACCAGGGCGCTGGACGGTGTCGACCTGGATGTGCGTGAGGGCACGGTGATGGGCGTGCTCGGCCCGAACGGGGCGGGCAAGACCACGCTCGTGCGCTGCCTGTCCACCCTGATCACACCCGACGCGGGGCACGCGACGGTGGCCGGCTACGACGTCGTACGCCAGCCGCGCCAGCTCCGCCGGGTGATCGGCCTGACCGGCCAGTACGCCTCGGTGGACGAGAAGCTGTCCGGCTTCGAGAACCTGTACATGATCGGCCGGCTGCTCGACCTGCCCCGGAAGGAGGCGAAGAGCCGCGCCACCGGTCTGCTGGAGCGGTTCTCGCTGACCGACGCCGCCGGGCGCCCGGCGGCGACGTACTCCGGCGGTATGCGGCGGCGGCTGGACCTGGCCGCGTCCATGATCGGGAGCCCGGCCGTGCTGTACCTGGACGAGCCGACGACCGGCCTCGACCCGCGGACGCGGAACGAGGTGTGGACCGAGGTGAAGCGCATGGTCGGCGACGGCGTGACCGTGCTGCTGACCACGCAGTACATGGAGGAGGCCGAGCAGCTGGCCTCCGAGCTGACCGTGATCGACAAGGGGAAGGTGATCGCGGGCGGCCGTATCGAGGAGCTGAAGGCACAGGTCGGCGGGCGTACGCTCCGGCTCCGGCCGGC
Proteins encoded:
- a CDS encoding NAD+ synthase; protein product: MPQLRLALNQIDSTVGDIAANAEAVVRWTRHSAEQGAHLVAFPEMVLTGYPVEDLALRQSFVEASRSALRALAARLADEGFGELPVVLGYLDRSESASPRFGQPAGAPRNAGAVLYRGEVALTYAKHHLPNYGVFDEFRYFVPGDTMPVVRLHGVDIALAICEDLWQDGGRVPAARSAGAGLLLSINGSPYERDKDDTRLELVRKRAQEAGCTTAYLAMIGGQDELVFDGDSIVVDKNGEVVARAPQFSEGCVVLDLDLPAAAADPVTGVVDDGLRIDRLVISEEPLPAYEPELTGGYAERLDDDEEVYSALVVGLRAYAAKNGFTSVLIGLSGGIDSAIVAAIACDALGAQNVYGVSMPSKYSSDHSKGDAAELARRTGLNLRTISIAPMFDAYMSSTELTGLAEENLQSRLRGTLLMAISNQEGHIVLAPGNKSELAVGYSTLYGDSVGAYGPIKDVYKTSIFRLAEWRNRAAAERGQTPPIPENSISKPPSAELRPGQVDTDSLPDYPVLDAILELYVDRDQGADAIVAAGFDRELVSKTLRMVDTAEYKRRQYPPGTKISPKGFGKDRRLPITNRWRERA
- a CDS encoding GNAT family N-acetyltransferase, which codes for MIRRETADDHRAVREVHTRAFGDGERIPGLVEALRVTEAAPPPMSFVATVDDRVVGHVLLSGARLDAPRRIVDVLSLSPLGVLPEFQRQCIGTRLVAHALAAADSQGVPLVFLEGSPHYYGARGFEGAGAAGFRSPSLRIPEAAFQVARLSAHEPWMTGTFVYSEVFWAFDCVGLRDPEA
- a CDS encoding MFS transporter, with protein sequence MPLALLALAVGAFGIGTTEFVIMGLLPEVAGDLGISIPAAGHLVSAYALGVVIGAPLLAAVTARLPRRKVLIGLMVLFVVGNALSALAPDEHWLLAARFLSGLPHGAFFGVGAVVATGLVAPERKARSVSLMFLGLTIANVAGVPAATLVGQHFGWRITFLGVSAIGLAAIASLALLLPHDRAAAPTTGLRGELGALRSLPVWLALGTTVAGFGALFSAYSYITPMLTDSAGYAGTSVTLLLALFGVGATIGNLAGGRLADHSLRGTLFGGLVSLILVLALFPVLMSAQWSAALAVLLLGVAAFATGSPLQLMVMEKAATAPSLASSANQAAFNLANAGGAWIGGLALAAGLGATAPAVVGAGLAVIGLAVAAVALTVDNRRAAPAPAHGGRSRGRVVASHVPEQSETVRV
- a CDS encoding endonuclease/exonuclease/phosphatase family protein gives rise to the protein MAQAYMTETGDGGTGQGREQSRLRRLLDRLFGGWRGDRRIWRRGIVLAVLAVLVALLMVLHAQVPNAVGNLGSLTETFLPWLGVAIPLLFVLALVRRSATALVALLVPLVVWLNIFGGLVSSKTGSGGDFTVVTHNVNADNADPSGTAGEVAASGADVVALEELTESAMPVYKKALAATYPYHEVVGTVGLWSKYRMSDTKPVDIKLGWERAMRSTVAAPDGPVAVYVAHLPSVRVKLEAGFTARQRDKSANALGEAIADEPIQQVALLGDLNGTMNDRALNAVTAQMRSTQGAAGSGFGFSWPAAFPMARIDQIMVRGMEPTASWTLPETGSDHLPVAARVTIDTSGS
- a CDS encoding TetR/AcrR family transcriptional regulator, with amino-acid sequence MSLAESHAGDGRVRDGSPGRGRPRSEAVERSIVEGVLKLLEEGVPLSELSIERVARTAGVGKATIYRRWSGKEALFVDVLRAAEPPDPVLPGTSMRDDLVVVLEAARQRGLLNRPSAILHNVIAQMKSSPTIWNAYHADVVAPRRRALADVLRRGRDNGELRADVDIDLVGDLVFGPMLVRTVMRPDAPLPENLAENIVDTVLEGLRPSAS
- a CDS encoding MFS transporter; the protein is MTTAVPDSRIPAVVHRRRWVILGVLMLSLLIVVLDNSILNVAIKTISTPEPTGLGATQSELEWAINAYTLVFAGLLFSAGLLGDRLGRKKVLLGGLVVFGIGSALAAMSGSPAELIAFRAVMGLGAAFVMPATLAVLMNVFERDEQPKAIGIWAGGVGLAIAIGPITGGVLLDHFWWGSVFLINVPIVVLALGLMIWLVPDSRDPAPGRIDPVGVVLSVVGLVLLVYGIIRGGQLADFTDATVLATVGAGLAVLAAFVVFEKRSDHPSIDMTFFQNKVFSTAIGVIGVVFFALMGVTFFSVFYTQTVRGYSPLQTGLLMLPLAVAQLVFAPRARLVVDRFGNSAVCTAGMTLIAGMLAAFAVLDADTPIWILEVIFFFMGVGMAHVMTPLSVVIMQALPREKAGSASALSNTFRQVGGALGIAVLGSVLSTAYRNGIEDKLPAGSPHAAAESIEATLGLAARLGERGEALVGPAHDAFLHAMHVTALCGAGIALIGAVAMAVFLPGRAKGGQEGKGETELVAADH
- the panB gene encoding 3-methyl-2-oxobutanoate hydroxymethyltransferase, coding for MTQLLAAQTKPSDGSKALYGGKGTRRITVRDIALAKERGEKWPMLTAYDAMTASVFDEAGIPVMLVGDSAGNCHLGYESTVPVTLDEMTMLSAAVVRGTSRALIVGDLPFGSYQEGPVQALRSATRLVKEAGVGAVKLEGGERSHRQIELLVESGIPVMAHIGLTPQSVNAMGYRVQGRGEEAAQQLLRDAKAVQDAGAFAVVLELVPAELAAEVTRVLHIPTVGIGAGADTDAQVLVWTDMLGLTGGRMPKFVKQYADLRTVMGDAAKAFAEDVVGGTFPTEEHSVH
- a CDS encoding ATP-binding cassette domain-containing protein; translation: MTRIDKNASGAKGAVAVRGLVKHYGETRALDGVDLDVREGTVMGVLGPNGAGKTTLVRCLSTLITPDAGHATVAGYDVVRQPRQLRRVIGLTGQYASVDEKLSGFENLYMIGRLLDLPRKEAKSRATGLLERFSLTDAAGRPAATYSGGMRRRLDLAASMIGSPAVLYLDEPTTGLDPRTRNEVWTEVKRMVGDGVTVLLTTQYMEEAEQLASELTVIDKGKVIAGGRIEELKAQVGGRTLRLRPADPVHLRPLARELDGLGITGLATTTVDPETGTLLVPILSDEQLTAVVGAITARGVTIASISTELPSLDEVFLSLTGHKAGEGQDTAPSPAYEEVAV